The proteins below come from a single Isoptericola dokdonensis DS-3 genomic window:
- a CDS encoding glycoside hydrolase family 65 protein translates to MIRKTSDEQNTVDRHRFPADPWRLVEAQFSAEDLGVTETLFSVGNGYLGMRGNVEEGRDSYAHGTFVNGFHETWPIRHAEDAYGFAKVGQTIVNVPDAKVIRLYVDDEPLLLPVADLLEYERSLDLRDGMLRRDVLWRTPSGKRVRVRSERMVSFVERHLAVMTFEVTLLDDAAPVAISSQVLNRQDGQDEYHVRAASLGEGFDPRKAEQFHGRVLQPMTQWGDDERVVLSYRCTNSGMTLAVAADDRIETENEWDVRTQVEDDLAKHVFRVRAAPGRPIRLTKTVAYHTSRGVPSRELVDRCRRTLDRVADGGVAARYADQRAWLDDFWARSDVEVGGRPEIQQAVRWNLFQLAQATARAEGNGVPAKGLTGSGYGGHYFWDTEIYVLPFLTYTSPRFARNALRFRYHMLDAARRRAADLSQRGALFPWRTINGEEASAYYAAGTAQYHIDADISYALVQYARATEDVDFLRREAVDILVETARMWQDLGFWRVNSDDFFHIHGVTGPDEYTTVVNDNLFTNVMARFNLRAAAFVVDRLREDYPEDFARLVERLDLQPAETTEWTRAAEKMSIPFAEGIGIHPQDSHFFEREIWDLAHTPADKRPLLLHYHPLVIYRYQVLKQADVVLALFLQGQHFTAEEKLADFEYYDPLTTGDSTLSGVVQSIVAAEVGYHELALEYFLSSLYVDLANLHANASDGVHVASAGGTWSALACGFGGMRDHDGELTFDPRLPQDWESLTFRVTWRGSRLRVTVLPDSIELVAETGDGATVGVRGEQVRVGAGETVVVALDGQGPVRAGRPGLRALSGNRRDDGTLITVTVPHV, encoded by the coding sequence ATGATCCGCAAGACCAGCGACGAGCAGAACACCGTCGACCGGCACCGGTTCCCGGCCGACCCGTGGCGCCTGGTCGAGGCGCAGTTCTCCGCCGAGGACCTGGGTGTCACCGAGACGCTGTTCTCCGTGGGCAACGGCTACCTCGGCATGCGCGGCAACGTGGAGGAGGGACGCGACTCCTACGCCCACGGCACGTTCGTCAACGGGTTCCACGAGACGTGGCCGATCCGGCACGCGGAGGACGCCTACGGGTTCGCGAAGGTCGGTCAGACCATCGTCAACGTGCCCGACGCGAAGGTGATCCGCCTGTACGTCGACGACGAGCCGCTCCTGCTGCCCGTCGCCGACCTGCTGGAGTACGAGCGTTCCCTGGACCTGCGCGACGGGATGCTGCGGCGCGACGTCCTGTGGCGCACGCCGTCGGGCAAGCGCGTGCGGGTGCGGTCCGAGCGGATGGTGTCCTTCGTGGAGCGGCACCTCGCCGTGATGACGTTCGAGGTGACGCTGCTCGACGACGCCGCCCCCGTCGCGATCTCGTCGCAGGTGCTCAACCGGCAGGACGGTCAGGACGAGTACCACGTGCGTGCGGCGTCCCTGGGGGAGGGCTTCGACCCGCGCAAGGCGGAGCAGTTCCACGGGCGGGTGCTGCAGCCGATGACGCAGTGGGGCGACGACGAGCGCGTCGTGCTGTCGTACCGCTGCACGAACTCCGGCATGACGTTGGCGGTGGCGGCCGACGACCGCATCGAGACGGAGAACGAGTGGGACGTGCGCACGCAGGTCGAGGACGACCTGGCCAAGCACGTGTTCCGGGTGCGGGCGGCGCCGGGTCGCCCGATCCGCCTGACGAAGACGGTCGCGTACCACACGTCCCGCGGGGTGCCGTCGCGCGAGCTGGTGGACCGCTGCCGGCGCACGCTCGACCGGGTCGCCGACGGCGGGGTGGCGGCGCGGTACGCCGACCAGCGCGCCTGGCTGGACGACTTCTGGGCGCGGTCCGACGTGGAGGTCGGCGGGCGCCCGGAGATCCAGCAGGCGGTGCGCTGGAACCTGTTCCAGCTCGCGCAGGCCACGGCACGGGCCGAGGGCAACGGGGTGCCGGCCAAGGGGCTGACCGGGTCCGGGTACGGCGGGCACTACTTCTGGGACACCGAGATCTACGTCCTCCCGTTCCTCACCTACACGAGCCCGCGGTTCGCCCGCAACGCGCTGCGGTTCCGCTACCACATGCTCGACGCCGCCCGGCGGCGGGCCGCCGACCTGTCGCAGCGGGGCGCCCTGTTCCCGTGGCGCACCATCAACGGCGAGGAGGCGTCCGCCTACTACGCGGCGGGCACGGCGCAGTACCACATCGACGCCGACATCAGCTATGCCCTCGTCCAGTACGCCCGCGCGACCGAGGACGTCGACTTCCTGCGGCGGGAGGCCGTCGACATCCTCGTCGAGACGGCCCGCATGTGGCAGGACCTGGGCTTCTGGCGGGTCAACAGCGACGACTTCTTCCACATCCACGGGGTCACCGGCCCGGACGAGTACACGACGGTCGTCAACGACAACCTCTTCACGAACGTCATGGCCCGGTTCAACCTGCGCGCGGCGGCGTTCGTCGTGGACCGGCTGCGCGAGGACTACCCCGAGGACTTCGCGCGGCTGGTGGAGCGGCTGGACCTCCAGCCGGCGGAGACCACGGAGTGGACCCGCGCGGCCGAGAAGATGTCGATCCCGTTCGCCGAGGGGATCGGCATCCACCCGCAGGACTCGCACTTCTTCGAGCGGGAGATCTGGGACCTGGCGCACACCCCGGCGGACAAGCGGCCGCTCCTGCTGCACTACCACCCGCTGGTCATCTACCGGTACCAGGTGCTCAAGCAGGCCGACGTGGTGCTCGCCCTGTTCCTCCAGGGTCAGCACTTCACGGCCGAGGAGAAGCTCGCCGACTTCGAGTACTACGACCCGCTGACCACCGGCGACTCCACCCTGTCCGGGGTGGTGCAGTCGATCGTCGCCGCGGAGGTCGGGTACCACGAGCTGGCGCTGGAGTACTTCCTGTCGTCGCTGTACGTGGACCTGGCGAACCTGCACGCGAACGCCTCGGACGGCGTGCACGTGGCGTCGGCCGGGGGCACCTGGTCGGCGCTGGCGTGCGGCTTCGGGGGGATGCGGGACCACGACGGCGAGCTGACGTTCGACCCGCGGCTCCCGCAGGACTGGGAGTCCCTGACGTTCCGGGTGACGTGGCGCGGGTCGCGGCTGCGGGTGACGGTGCTGCCGGACTCGATCGAGCTGGTCGCCGAGACGGGCGACGGCGCGACGGTCGGCGTCCGGGGCGAGCAGGTGCGGGTCGGCGCGGGGGAGACGGTCGTGGTGGCGCTGGACGGCCAGGGACCGGTCCGCGCGGGACGCCCCGGTCTGCGCGCGCTGTCGGGCAACCGCCGCGACGACGGCACCCTCATCACGGTGACCGTGCCGCACGTCTGA
- a CDS encoding cysteine desulfurase family protein, whose translation MTVTMPPTPGAYLDHAATTPMSAPALAAFVAEAGRTGNASSLHSAGRAARRTVEESRESVAAALGARPSEVIFTAGGTEADNLAIKGIFWGRRTQDPRRIRVLVSAVEHHAVLDPAFWLAGHAGAEITLLPVDGEGRVDLDALRAELAEHADEVALVSVMWANNEVGTVQPVREVARIAHQHGVPVHTDAVQAVGQVEVDFAASGVDALTVSGHKVGGPVGVGALLARRDLPLEAVSHGGGQERGVRSGTLDVAAIRALAVAVTDAVSRRAERAASFAALRDELVAGVRRVAPDAVLRGPDPTGGTADAPWRLPANAHFTFPGAEGDSLLYLLDSAGVQASTGSACQAGVPQPSHVLLAMGVDEVAARGALRFSLGDTSTRADVDALLAALPQVVQRAQAAGLVSARQGGAA comes from the coding sequence ATGACCGTGACCATGCCCCCGACCCCCGGTGCCTACCTCGACCACGCCGCGACGACCCCGATGTCGGCGCCGGCGCTGGCGGCGTTCGTCGCGGAGGCGGGGCGCACCGGCAACGCGTCGTCGCTGCACTCGGCAGGGCGGGCGGCGCGCCGCACGGTGGAGGAGTCGCGGGAGTCGGTGGCGGCGGCGCTGGGCGCGCGGCCGAGCGAGGTGATCTTCACCGCCGGCGGCACCGAGGCGGACAACCTCGCGATCAAGGGCATCTTCTGGGGGCGGCGCACGCAGGACCCGCGGCGCATCCGGGTGCTGGTGTCGGCGGTGGAGCATCATGCGGTGCTGGACCCGGCGTTCTGGCTGGCCGGTCATGCGGGCGCGGAGATCACGCTGCTGCCGGTGGACGGCGAGGGCCGGGTGGACCTGGACGCGCTGCGGGCCGAGCTGGCGGAGCACGCCGACGAGGTGGCGCTGGTGAGCGTCATGTGGGCGAACAACGAGGTGGGCACGGTGCAGCCGGTGCGGGAGGTGGCGCGGATCGCGCACCAGCACGGCGTGCCGGTGCACACCGACGCGGTGCAGGCCGTCGGCCAGGTCGAGGTGGACTTCGCCGCGTCCGGGGTGGACGCGCTGACGGTGAGCGGGCACAAGGTGGGTGGCCCCGTCGGGGTGGGCGCTCTGCTGGCACGGCGCGACCTGCCGCTGGAGGCGGTGTCCCACGGCGGTGGTCAGGAGCGCGGGGTGCGGTCGGGCACGCTGGACGTGGCGGCGATCCGGGCGCTCGCCGTCGCGGTGACGGACGCGGTGTCGCGCCGTGCCGAGCGAGCGGCGTCCTTCGCGGCGCTGCGCGACGAGCTGGTCGCGGGGGTGCGCCGGGTGGCGCCGGACGCGGTGCTGCGCGGCCCGGACCCGACGGGCGGCACGGCCGACGCGCCGTGGCGCCTGCCCGCCAACGCGCACTTCACGTTCCCCGGCGCGGAGGGCGACTCGCTGCTGTACCTGCTCGACTCCGCGGGCGTGCAGGCGTCCACGGGCTCGGCGTGCCAGGCGGGGGTGCCGCAGCCGAGCCACGTGCTGCTCGCGATGGGCGTGGACGAGGTGGCCGCGCGCGGCGCCCTGCGCTTCTCCTTGGGGGACACCTCGACCCGGGCCGACGTCGACGCGCTGCTGGCCGCGCTGCCGCAGGTCGTGCAGCGCGCGCAGGCCGCCGGCCTGGTCTCCGCACGACAGGGAGGTGCGGCATGA
- a CDS encoding HAD family hydrolase: MSDLRAVLFDLDGVLTPTAEVHMRAWERLFAPYAQAHGLEPYTASDYFAHIDGKPRYDGVATFLASRGVDLPRGTAADAPGEDTVCALGNRKDEIVNRMFDQEGIDPYPGSVRFLDAVTAAGAHVAVVSSSRNTPAVLAAAGLAHRFEVVVDGNVAAREHIAGKPAPDTYVRAAELLGVPVAQAVVVEDAISGVQAGAAGGFGLVLGVDRGVGADALRAHGADRVVADLGELDAAVLTRRDGGAA; encoded by the coding sequence ATGTCCGACCTGCGAGCAGTGCTTTTCGACCTCGACGGAGTGCTCACCCCCACCGCGGAGGTGCACATGCGGGCGTGGGAGCGGCTCTTCGCCCCGTACGCGCAGGCCCACGGCCTGGAGCCCTACACGGCGTCCGACTACTTCGCCCACATCGACGGCAAGCCCCGGTACGACGGCGTGGCGACGTTCCTCGCCTCCCGGGGGGTCGACCTGCCCCGCGGCACCGCCGCGGACGCGCCCGGCGAGGACACGGTGTGCGCGCTGGGCAACCGCAAGGACGAGATCGTCAACCGGATGTTCGACCAGGAGGGCATCGACCCGTACCCGGGGTCGGTGCGCTTCCTCGACGCCGTGACCGCGGCGGGCGCCCACGTCGCCGTCGTGTCGTCGTCCCGCAACACACCGGCCGTCCTGGCGGCGGCGGGGCTGGCGCACCGGTTCGAGGTCGTCGTGGACGGCAACGTCGCCGCGCGGGAGCACATCGCGGGCAAGCCCGCGCCCGACACCTACGTGCGGGCGGCCGAGCTGCTCGGGGTCCCCGTCGCGCAGGCGGTGGTGGTCGAGGACGCGATCTCCGGCGTGCAGGCCGGGGCGGCCGGCGGCTTCGGGCTCGTGCTGGGCGTGGACCGGGGCGTCGGCGCGGACGCGCTGCGCGCGCACGGGGCCGACAGGGTGGTCGCCGACCTCGGCGAGCTCGACGCGGCGGTGCTCACCCGCCGGGACGGGGGTGCCGCATGA
- the mnmA gene encoding tRNA 2-thiouridine(34) synthase MnmA produces the protein MRVLAAMSGGVDSAVAAALAVEAGHEVVGVHMALSRNRDQFRTGSRGCCSIEDAGDARRAADVLGIPYYVWDLSETFEETVVADFLAEYSAGRTPNPCVRCNEHIKFEALLDKATALGFDAVVTGHYARVERAADGAPELHRSRNDAKDQSYVLAVMGSERLQRSIFPLGDYTSKDEVRAEAARRGLSVSAKPDSYDICFVADGDTPGFLRDRLGEQPGDVVDADGNVVGSHRGAYAFTVGQRKGLGLGRPAPDGRARYVVDVDTSSNTVVVGPSELLTVDRIEAAGAVWFVQPPKDRTDVTVQIRAHGRAVPAQVRAGDASTLDVRLLERLRGVAAGQSVVVYDGTRVLGQATVSRAWRDRAGAAGVAAGAADPA, from the coding sequence ATGAGGGTGCTGGCGGCGATGTCCGGCGGCGTCGACTCGGCCGTCGCGGCGGCGCTCGCGGTGGAGGCCGGCCACGAGGTGGTGGGTGTGCACATGGCGTTGAGCCGCAACCGGGACCAGTTCCGCACGGGCTCGCGCGGCTGCTGCTCCATCGAGGACGCCGGGGACGCTCGCCGCGCCGCGGACGTGCTCGGCATCCCGTACTACGTGTGGGACCTGTCGGAGACCTTCGAGGAGACCGTCGTGGCGGACTTCCTCGCCGAGTACTCGGCCGGCCGCACCCCGAACCCGTGCGTGCGGTGCAACGAGCACATCAAGTTCGAGGCCCTGCTGGACAAGGCGACGGCGCTCGGCTTCGACGCGGTGGTCACGGGCCACTACGCGCGCGTCGAGCGGGCGGCGGACGGCGCCCCCGAGCTGCACCGCTCCCGCAACGACGCCAAGGATCAGTCCTACGTGCTGGCGGTCATGGGCTCGGAACGGCTCCAGCGGTCGATCTTCCCGCTGGGGGACTACACGTCGAAGGACGAGGTCCGGGCGGAGGCCGCGCGCCGCGGGCTGTCGGTGAGCGCGAAGCCGGACTCCTACGACATCTGCTTCGTCGCGGACGGCGACACGCCGGGGTTCCTGCGGGACCGCCTCGGCGAGCAGCCGGGCGACGTCGTGGACGCGGACGGCAACGTCGTGGGCTCCCACCGCGGCGCGTACGCGTTCACGGTCGGGCAGCGCAAGGGCCTGGGGCTCGGACGCCCGGCCCCGGACGGCCGGGCCCGCTACGTCGTCGACGTCGACACGTCGTCGAACACGGTCGTCGTCGGGCCCTCGGAGCTGTTGACGGTGGACCGGATCGAGGCCGCGGGGGCCGTATGGTTCGTCCAGCCCCCGAAGGATCGGACGGACGTGACGGTACAGATTCGCGCGCACGGGCGCGCCGTGCCCGCGCAGGTGCGCGCCGGCGACGCCAGCACCCTCGACGTGCGGCTCCTCGAGCGGCTGCGCGGCGTGGCCGCCGGGCAGTCGGTGGTCGTCTACGACGGCACCCGGGTGCTGGGCCAGGCCACCGTGTCGCGCGCCTGGCGCGACCGAGCCGGCGCGGCGGGCGTCGCCGCGGGCGCGGCGGACCCCGCGTGA
- a CDS encoding PhoX family protein — translation MTIAPDSRPLLPVASTPHHARGKRSPVTCRLKCADACSHPAPNASANEYFREVASQAFTRRVLLGGAAAAAAAVVVGADVVGANPAAASPVAAGRDNGHGNGHGHSGAKGLAFRAIDAQPMDVDALTVPEGYTWSPIIRWGDPILPGGRAFDPARQTPEQQARQFGYNCDYLDILPEDPKDLRSMVETRRGRRGILVSNHEYTNPGIMFDGTYDAATRRAIERAAHGMSVVEVRRRDEGEPWEYDRIAWRNRRVHMDTPFAVDGPAAGHELMRTVADPTGRRVLGTLNNCAGGTTPWGTVVSGEENFHGYLRVQGNDPRNARYGLRDAATGYGWELDDPRFDGNNPGYENENHRFGWVVELDPYDPDSTPVKHTALGRFKHEGANVILAQDKRAVVYMGDDERFDYVYKFVSKNRMREGSTRWAREHNKRLLSEGDLYVARFTGDSPAAEIDGSGAVPSDGSFDGRGRWLPLVVDGRSQVPGMSAAEVLIFTRLAADAVGATKMDRPEDVEPNPSTGRVYVACTNNTNRGTGTNPAADEPNPRASNRDGHVVEIVEDRGDQTATTFRWNLLIVAGDPDVNDTAYFSGFPPEKVSPISCPDNIAFDTDGNLWISTDGQPSTIQKCDGLFKVTLDGRERGRVEQFLAVPRGAETCGPIVDVRDSMAYVNVQHPGEDGEWGAHTSYFPDYLDDGERVAGAWRGPRPSTVQVYRTDRRDDRWDRGKDRDRYDGPGPFPWQRGGRGKGSTNRPSHRRTGEQFRG, via the coding sequence ATGACGATCGCCCCCGACTCGCGACCGCTGCTGCCGGTCGCGAGCACCCCCCACCACGCCCGCGGCAAGCGGAGCCCCGTCACGTGCCGCCTCAAGTGCGCCGACGCCTGCTCCCACCCCGCGCCCAACGCCAGCGCCAACGAGTACTTCCGCGAGGTCGCCTCGCAGGCCTTCACGCGCCGCGTCCTGCTCGGCGGCGCCGCCGCGGCGGCCGCCGCGGTCGTCGTCGGTGCCGACGTGGTCGGCGCGAACCCTGCCGCCGCGTCCCCCGTCGCCGCCGGCCGGGACAACGGGCACGGCAACGGCCACGGCCACAGCGGGGCGAAGGGGCTGGCGTTCCGCGCCATCGACGCCCAGCCGATGGACGTCGACGCCCTCACCGTCCCCGAGGGCTACACGTGGTCGCCGATCATCCGCTGGGGCGACCCGATCCTGCCCGGCGGCCGCGCGTTCGACCCCGCCCGCCAGACCCCCGAGCAGCAGGCCCGCCAGTTCGGCTACAACTGCGACTACCTCGACATCCTCCCCGAGGACCCGAAGGACCTGCGCTCCATGGTCGAGACCCGGCGCGGCCGGCGCGGGATCCTCGTGTCCAACCACGAGTACACCAACCCCGGCATCATGTTCGACGGCACGTACGACGCCGCCACCCGCCGCGCCATCGAGCGCGCCGCGCACGGCATGTCCGTGGTCGAGGTGCGCCGCCGCGACGAGGGCGAGCCCTGGGAGTACGACCGCATCGCCTGGCGCAACCGCCGCGTCCACATGGACACCCCGTTCGCCGTCGACGGTCCCGCCGCCGGGCACGAGCTGATGCGCACCGTCGCCGACCCGACCGGCCGCCGCGTCCTCGGCACCCTCAACAACTGCGCCGGCGGCACCACCCCGTGGGGGACCGTCGTCTCCGGCGAGGAGAACTTCCACGGCTACCTGCGCGTCCAGGGCAACGACCCGCGCAACGCCCGCTACGGCCTGCGCGACGCTGCCACCGGCTACGGGTGGGAGCTCGACGACCCCCGCTTCGACGGCAACAACCCCGGGTACGAGAACGAGAACCACCGGTTCGGCTGGGTCGTCGAGCTCGACCCCTACGACCCCGACTCCACCCCCGTCAAGCACACCGCGCTCGGCCGCTTCAAGCACGAGGGCGCCAACGTCATCCTCGCCCAGGACAAGCGCGCCGTCGTCTACATGGGCGACGACGAGCGCTTCGACTACGTCTACAAGTTCGTCTCCAAGAACCGCATGCGCGAGGGCAGCACCCGCTGGGCGCGCGAGCACAACAAGCGCCTCCTCAGCGAGGGCGACCTCTACGTGGCGCGCTTCACCGGCGACTCCCCGGCCGCCGAGATCGACGGCTCCGGCGCCGTCCCCTCCGACGGCTCCTTCGACGGCCGCGGCCGGTGGCTGCCCCTCGTCGTCGACGGCCGCTCCCAGGTCCCCGGCATGTCCGCGGCCGAGGTGCTGATCTTCACGCGCCTCGCCGCCGACGCCGTCGGCGCCACCAAGATGGACCGCCCCGAGGACGTCGAGCCGAACCCGTCCACCGGGCGCGTCTACGTCGCCTGCACCAACAACACCAACCGCGGCACCGGCACCAACCCCGCCGCCGACGAGCCCAACCCCCGCGCCTCCAACCGCGACGGCCACGTCGTCGAGATCGTCGAGGACCGCGGCGACCAGACCGCCACCACGTTCCGCTGGAACCTCCTCATCGTCGCCGGCGACCCCGACGTCAACGACACCGCCTACTTCTCCGGCTTCCCGCCCGAGAAGGTGTCGCCCATCTCGTGCCCCGACAACATCGCCTTCGACACCGACGGCAACCTCTGGATCTCCACCGACGGGCAGCCGTCCACCATCCAGAAGTGCGACGGCCTGTTCAAGGTCACCCTCGACGGTCGCGAGCGCGGCCGGGTCGAGCAGTTCCTCGCCGTCCCGCGCGGCGCCGAGACGTGCGGACCGATCGTCGACGTCCGCGACTCCATGGCGTACGTCAACGTCCAGCACCCCGGCGAGGACGGCGAGTGGGGCGCCCACACGTCGTACTTCCCCGACTACCTCGACGACGGCGAGCGCGTCGCCGGCGCCTGGCGCGGGCCGCGGCCGTCCACGGTGCAGGTGTACCGCACCGACCGGCGCGACGACCGCTGGGACCGCGGCAAGGACCGCGACCGCTACGACGGGCCCGGCCCGTTCCCGTGGCAGCGCGGTGGTCGCGGCAAGGGCTCGACCAACCGTCCGAGCCACCGCCGCACCGGCGAGCAGTTCCGCGGCTGA